One genomic segment of Helianthus annuus cultivar XRQ/B chromosome 14, HanXRQr2.0-SUNRISE, whole genome shotgun sequence includes these proteins:
- the LOC110907894 gene encoding uncharacterized protein LOC110907894: protein MGVWNWSRSPSSAEELLEWHELIGLLDNVTFSYGKDGWEWLGGNDSDFSVKIVKNFLYSDSDFSSRHVVKWSKWVPKNEIFFVWRAVLDRIPTLTALRDRNCWGRDVKCCLCEDGDETAEHLLCSCKVASTVCYHISQWCKVSPCILFSAKDIVIASEFCNLDREVKEDLHGIMFVTSWFIWLARNNKRFSETQVKPGEIIRNIKSVGFLWYKNPSKNRSVSWEKWCSFDIRFVGDVAVDVEVLSSEIEYSTEIEYSAEIECSDTTTFFDVDITTTFSNIDEEGIYVMNQRMPSVLQRGYK, encoded by the exons ATGGGGGTTTGGAATTGGTCGAGAAGCCCAAGCTCGGCCGAAGAATTACTGGAATGGCACGAGTTGATCGGGCTCCTCGATAATGTCACTTTTTCTTATGGCAAAGATGGTTGGGAATGGTTGGGAGGTAATGACTCTGATTTTTCGGTCAAGATTGTCAAGAACTTCCTGTATAGCGACTCCGATTTCAGCAGCAGGCATGTTGTGAAATGGTCGAAATGGGTCCCAAAAAATGAAATATTTTTTGTTTGGAGGGCGGTTTTAGATCGTATTCCCACGCTGACCGCACTCCGGGATCGGAACTGTTGGGGCAGAGATGTGAAATGTTGTCTGTGTGAAGATGGCGATGAAACAGCTGAACACCTTCTTTGTTCGTGCAAGGTAGCGTCGACTGTCTGTTATCACATCAGTCAGTGGTGCAAGGTGAGTCCTTGTATTCTGTTTTCGGCTAAAGATATCGTAATTGCCTCTGAGTTTTGCAATCTGGATAGAGAAGTGAAAGAAGATTTACATGGCATTATGTTCGTGACAAGTTGGTTTATATGGTTAGCCAGGAACAATAAAAGGTTCTCGGAGACTCAAGTTAAACCCGGAGAGATTATCCGTAATATTAAGTCCGTCGGTTTTTTATGGTATAAGAATCCGTCTAAAAATAGGTCTGTGAGTTGGGAAAAATGGTGTAGTTTCGATATAAG ATTTGTGGGTGATGTAGCAGTCGATGTTGAAGTATTGTCATCGGAAATTGAGTATTCAACGGAAATTGAGTATTCAGCGGAAATTGAGTGTTCGGATACAACGACATTTTTTGATGTAGACATAACAACGACATTTTCTAAT ATTGACGAGGAGGGTATATATGTGATGAATCAGAGGATGCCATCTGTATTACAAAGGGGTTACAAGtga
- the LOC110907893 gene encoding extensin-like translates to MNGKIEMANFGDSGVLDMNWDDEVIMPPRFLRGRGKGPVTGHDHEAGPSHRRTPSITMSTSPQEPWRLYVEPGRRSVSLSSSPSYQHSFGPHSENEPNNQPPAFIPLQRSNSHHSFGDPTPVFQSRFNPANLLPEPVGFNPLGPEDHFSGENDMDEDTDPVEPASGTPNHPIEISDGSSFHGSPYRGPDSFMEKFNQYDWYFTPSEHSHHEQQQDPSVGHQFVAVTPPPPPPPSSGSHYPPLQEEEDPYNGGPSSPIPDVNSVPVVPPLGFDNPIPVYAGSAAYNPFEQPTHTHYNYHYGYAKVDPYQVARDYNALHPEGPYGGPWTTGYPTYGYQHQPPPPPVYQPPQPQIQQEVLERLNQVEQEVREDRRERQGFFKGLSDLLKGKSKRRGH, encoded by the exons ATGAATGGTAAGATTGAGATGGCGAATTTTGGAGATTCTGGTGTGTTGGATATGAACTGGGATGATGAA GTCATCATGCCACCCAGATTCCTTCGCGGTAGAGGCAAAGGACCCGTGACAGgtcatgatcacgaggccgggccgTCGCATCGACGTACTCCTTCCATCACCATGAGCACCAGCCCGCaagagccatggaggctctatgTCGAACCCGGAAGGCGATCAGTATCCCTTAGCTCCTCTCCTTCGTACCAACACTCATTTGGGCCCCATTCTgaaaacgagcccaacaaccAGCCGCCAGCTTTCATACCTCTTCAGAGATCCAATTCTCACCATTCTTTTGGCGACCCAACACCCGTTTTCCAAAGCCGATTTAACCCAGCTAACCTTTTgccagaacccgtgggttttaacccacttggaccggaagaccacttttCAGGGGAAAACGacatggatgaggatactgaCCCCGTGGAGCCTGCATCAGGAACGCCAAATCATCCCATTgagatctcagatgggtcatCATTCCATGGATCGCCATACCGCGGACCGGACAGTTTTATGGAGAAATTCAACCAGTatgattggtatttcaccccGTCTGAGCACTCGCATCAcgagcagcaacaggatccttcggtGGGTCATCAATTTGTGGCAGTcacgccgccgccaccaccgcca ccatcaagtggcagccattatccgccacttcaggaggaagaggaCCCATATAATGGTGGTCCGTCAAGCCCTATACCAGATGTCAACTCAGTACCTGTGGTACCACCTTTGGGTTTCGATAACCCGATTCCTGTGTATGCTGGGTCAGCGGCATACAACCCATTCGAGCAGCCAACGCACACCCACTACAACTACCACTATGGTTATGCGAAGGTAGATCCGTATCAAGTAGCTCGGGACTACAATGCCCTTCATCCTGAAGGACCATATGGAGGACCATGGACTACTGGttacccgacttatgggtaccagcatcaGCCACCTCCTCCACCGGTGTATCAGCCGCCACAGCCACAGATTCAGCAGGAAGTCCTTGAGAGGCTAAACCAAGTTGAACAAGAAGTTCGTGAAGACCGCAGAGAGCGGCAAGGTTTCTTCAAAGGGCTGTCAGACTTGCTTAAGGGGAAGTCGAAGAGGAGGGGTCATTAA